A region of Prochlorococcus marinus subsp. pastoris str. CCMP1986 DNA encodes the following proteins:
- a CDS encoding Rqc2 family fibronectin-binding protein: MDITSIKSVLHDLSEEVLPSRFETAQQPEPNIIQFCLRGINNQTWIEVSWDSDSPRILTINRPEKIGTESTLSKQLRYGLKYMALVTIEQDKFERVIKFGFAKKPGDEIKKYLVFELMGKHSNIFYLDNNQKIIAVGKQIKSNQSSFRVVSTGSIYSEPPSNMKKEPSPNESYEEWKESISSVPESLKYCLINTYQGVSPILTKQLETFSNLESVEIMNKNIDFISETNLKKIYQSWKIWIERFNKNNFNFSIFGNFFYSVWFLKNEIINKDNIDQIDGLENYYNFHLKQKKIEALIKKIDGIIFKQTNLEKKNFKLQSDLLINSENYQLYKEKADKIFMTHEIQKQDIIKGQKLYKKSKKLKRAQNLIKERMNIYKNKLDRLEEFSALLDNLNSLKNENPTTRVNLLEEIKAEICREFNLRIKNIREQTKDASGLESSPIEINTPKGLTVQIGRNMRQNDLISFKFSKKGDLWFHAQESPGSHVVLKSSSQIPSDEDIQISADLAALFSKAKMNIKVPISLVNIKDLQKITKGGPGCVSFNNVEILWGNPTRGKDYIKKNLKKAI, translated from the coding sequence ATGGATATTACATCTATAAAATCTGTATTGCATGATTTATCAGAAGAAGTTTTACCGTCAAGGTTTGAAACTGCTCAACAACCCGAACCTAATATAATTCAATTCTGTTTAAGAGGAATAAATAACCAAACTTGGATAGAAGTATCTTGGGATAGTGATTCTCCACGAATTCTTACAATAAATAGGCCTGAAAAAATAGGAACTGAAAGTACACTCTCCAAACAACTAAGATACGGATTGAAATATATGGCTTTGGTTACCATAGAACAAGATAAATTTGAGAGAGTAATTAAATTTGGATTTGCAAAAAAGCCAGGAGATGAAATAAAAAAATACTTAGTTTTTGAATTAATGGGCAAACACAGTAATATTTTTTATTTAGATAATAATCAAAAAATAATTGCAGTTGGCAAACAAATAAAATCTAATCAATCTAGCTTTCGTGTCGTTTCTACTGGATCTATCTATTCAGAGCCTCCCTCAAACATGAAAAAGGAGCCTAGTCCAAATGAATCTTATGAAGAATGGAAAGAGTCTATTTCTTCAGTTCCAGAATCACTTAAATACTGCTTAATAAATACTTATCAAGGTGTAAGTCCAATACTTACAAAGCAACTTGAGACTTTTAGTAATCTGGAAAGTGTAGAAATAATGAACAAAAATATTGATTTTATAAGTGAAACCAACTTAAAAAAGATATACCAAAGTTGGAAAATATGGATTGAAAGATTTAATAAAAACAACTTTAATTTTTCAATTTTTGGCAATTTTTTTTATTCAGTTTGGTTTTTAAAGAATGAAATAATTAACAAAGATAATATTGATCAAATTGATGGATTAGAAAATTATTATAATTTTCATTTAAAACAAAAAAAAATTGAGGCCTTAATAAAAAAAATTGATGGGATAATTTTTAAACAAACAAATCTTGAGAAAAAAAATTTTAAATTGCAATCTGATCTTTTAATTAACTCCGAAAATTATCAATTATATAAAGAAAAGGCTGACAAAATATTCATGACTCATGAGATACAAAAACAAGATATTATCAAAGGCCAAAAGCTTTATAAAAAGTCAAAAAAACTAAAAAGAGCACAAAACTTAATTAAAGAAAGGATGAATATTTATAAAAATAAACTTGATAGATTAGAAGAATTTAGTGCTCTATTAGATAACTTAAATTCTCTAAAAAATGAAAATCCGACAACTAGAGTCAATTTGCTGGAAGAAATTAAAGCTGAAATTTGTCGAGAGTTTAATTTGAGAATCAAAAATATAAGAGAACAAACAAAAGACGCATCTGGATTAGAATCATCTCCAATAGAAATAAATACCCCGAAAGGCTTAACAGTACAAATAGGAAGAAATATGAGGCAAAATGATCTAATAAGTTTTAAGTTTTCCAAAAAAGGTGATCTTTGGTTCCATGCACAAGAATCACCTGGAAGTCATGTTGTTTTAAAGTCTTCATCGCAAATCCCATCAGATGAAGATATTCAAATATCAGCAGATTTAGCAGCTTTATTTAGTAAAGCAAAAATGAATATTAAAGTACCTATTAGTCTTGTGAATATTAAAGATCTCCAAAAAATCACAAAAGGAGGTCCTGGTTGCGTTTCGTTCAATAATGTAGAAATTCTTTGGGGTAATCCTACAAGAGGAAAAGATTACATCAAAAAAAATCTTAAAAAAGCAATTTAG
- the cobM gene encoding precorrin-4 C(11)-methyltransferase: protein MVRKISFIGVGPGDPDLLTIKALKKIESADVIFWADSLIPEKIINFSLKGSEKIKTSTLTLEKITSIMIERFNEGKTVIRLHDGDPCLYGAVKEQLEILRQENIETEVIPGVSAFQVAAAYHQAELTIPDITQTIILTRAGGRTGMPEKESLKDLAKHKSSLCLYLSARHIKSSQKTLLEFYPPETKVIVGYRVSWDDGWTSLIELKDMEKFTLEKELIRTTIYIVSPAINTIANRSNLYNPSYKHLFRGK from the coding sequence ATGGTTAGAAAGATCTCATTTATTGGAGTTGGTCCAGGCGATCCTGATTTATTAACAATCAAAGCGTTAAAAAAAATAGAGTCTGCAGACGTTATATTTTGGGCTGATTCTTTAATTCCTGAAAAAATTATAAATTTTTCACTTAAAGGTTCTGAAAAAATAAAAACCAGTACGCTTACTTTAGAAAAAATCACTTCAATAATGATAGAAAGATTTAATGAAGGTAAAACTGTAATTAGATTGCATGATGGAGATCCATGCCTGTATGGTGCAGTTAAAGAACAACTAGAAATATTAAGACAAGAAAATATCGAGACTGAAGTAATCCCTGGTGTAAGTGCTTTTCAGGTCGCTGCCGCCTATCATCAGGCCGAGCTTACAATTCCAGATATAACTCAAACTATAATTTTGACTAGAGCAGGAGGCCGAACTGGCATGCCTGAAAAAGAATCACTTAAAGATCTTGCCAAGCACAAATCCTCTTTATGTCTTTATTTGAGTGCTAGACACATAAAAAGTTCTCAAAAAACTTTATTAGAATTTTACCCTCCAGAAACCAAAGTAATTGTTGGTTATAGAGTATCTTGGGATGATGGTTGGACATCTTTAATTGAATTGAAGGATATGGAAAAATTTACTCTTGAGAAAGAACTTATTAGAACTACTATTTATATTGTTAGTCCTGCAATTAATACTATTGCGAATAGGTCTAATCTTTATAATCCATCTTACAAGCATCTCTTTAGGGGCAAATAA
- the gmk gene encoding guanylate kinase: MKNLKKLIIITGPSGVGKGTVIKELLDRNKDIWLSISATTRNPRVGEKDDLNYYFIGEERFKDMIDKKEFLEWAQFAGNYYGTPLSTVNEKIEKGFIVLLEIEVEGAKQIKEKFPESLSIFLLPPSKEELEKRIRNRGTEKEEAIDRRLSRANYEIASSNQFDFVLTNHDVDETVKEVLKIIKS, encoded by the coding sequence ATGAAAAATTTAAAAAAACTAATAATTATCACAGGCCCTAGTGGAGTTGGGAAAGGTACTGTTATTAAAGAACTTTTAGATAGAAATAAAGATATTTGGCTTTCTATTTCTGCAACAACAAGAAATCCTAGAGTTGGAGAGAAAGATGATTTGAATTATTACTTTATAGGTGAAGAAAGGTTTAAAGATATGATCGATAAAAAAGAATTTCTTGAATGGGCCCAATTCGCAGGAAACTATTATGGAACCCCCTTATCTACTGTTAATGAAAAGATTGAAAAGGGATTTATTGTATTACTTGAAATTGAAGTTGAAGGTGCAAAACAAATTAAAGAAAAATTCCCAGAATCTTTATCAATATTTCTTCTGCCTCCTAGCAAAGAAGAATTAGAAAAAAGAATAAGAAATAGAGGTACTGAAAAAGAGGAGGCAATAGATAGAAGACTTAGCAGAGCCAACTACGAAATTGCATCCTCAAATCAATTTGATTTTGTATTAACAAATCATGATGTTGATGAGACAGTAAAAGAGGTTTTGAAAATAATTAAGTCTTGA
- the petC gene encoding cytochrome b6-f complex iron-sulfur subunit, with protein MTQLSSNDVPSMGRRQFMNLLTFGTATGVALGALYPVANYFMPLRAGGGGGGTSAKDELGNPVTKTGWLASHQAGDRSLVQGLKGDPTYLIVNSEGEIGEFGLNAICTHLGCVVPWDSGANKFICPCHGSQYDTNGKVVRGPAPLSLALAHVDVDDDAVLVKQWSETDFRTNENPWWA; from the coding sequence ATGACTCAATTAAGTTCCAATGACGTCCCATCCATGGGTCGAAGGCAATTTATGAATCTTCTTACATTTGGAACAGCAACTGGTGTCGCATTAGGAGCTTTATATCCTGTAGCAAATTATTTTATGCCACTAAGAGCTGGCGGCGGTGGCGGCGGAACTTCTGCAAAAGATGAATTAGGTAATCCAGTAACAAAGACCGGTTGGCTAGCAAGTCATCAAGCAGGAGATAGAAGTTTAGTTCAAGGTCTCAAAGGAGATCCAACTTACTTAATTGTTAACAGTGAAGGAGAGATAGGAGAATTCGGACTAAATGCTATTTGCACCCATTTAGGATGCGTTGTTCCATGGGATAGCGGTGCGAATAAATTCATATGTCCTTGTCATGGAAGTCAATATGACACAAATGGGAAAGTAGTAAGAGGACCTGCGCCTTTATCTTTGGCCTTGGCGCATGTTGATGTAGATGATGATGCTGTACTTGTAAAACAGTGGTCAGAGACAGATTTTAGAACTAATGAAAATCCCTGGTGGGCCTAA
- a CDS encoding DUF3067 family protein — protein MKPLVVDEIIHYLIHRWGKKYDFRLFKRGKYLYFQMMWGFLGQESFPLNEVEYKKSIADKIEILNRCGYSDEVREWLKKVNSKPRLGRAVSLQLHINERMKEFLI, from the coding sequence ATGAAACCTTTGGTAGTAGATGAGATTATCCATTACTTGATTCATCGATGGGGTAAAAAATATGACTTTAGACTTTTTAAAAGAGGAAAATATTTATATTTTCAAATGATGTGGGGTTTTTTAGGACAAGAATCTTTTCCATTAAATGAAGTGGAATATAAAAAATCAATAGCAGATAAAATTGAAATATTAAATAGATGCGGTTATTCAGATGAAGTAAGGGAATGGCTTAAAAAAGTAAATTCAAAACCAAGATTAGGAAGAGCTGTAAGCCTTCAACTACACATTAATGAGAGGATGAAAGAGTTTTTGATTTAA
- a CDS encoding photosystem I PsaF protein (subunit III): MKFFFSIITSVFLFLGITPIALAANGPALNADRASTEYTASALTTCSENPKFIERASTAKTQKDITRFERYGKAACGDDGLPHLIIGPPLEPWGALLNRGHEGDLLIPGVLFIYIAGIIGWSGREYLIESKKTKNPADLEIIIDLDLARKCLIKGAQWPLLANKQGRNGDLREKDNNITLNGPR; this comes from the coding sequence ATGAAATTCTTTTTTTCAATCATAACTTCGGTTTTTCTCTTTCTTGGAATAACCCCAATTGCTTTAGCAGCTAATGGACCAGCATTAAATGCAGATAGAGCTAGCACAGAATATACAGCCTCAGCTCTAACAACATGCTCAGAAAATCCTAAATTTATTGAACGAGCAAGTACTGCTAAAACGCAAAAAGATATCACAAGATTTGAAAGATATGGCAAAGCAGCTTGTGGTGACGATGGATTGCCCCATTTAATAATAGGTCCACCACTTGAACCATGGGGAGCACTCTTAAATAGAGGTCATGAAGGTGACTTACTTATTCCTGGTGTATTATTTATCTATATTGCAGGAATTATAGGATGGTCTGGAAGAGAGTATTTGATTGAATCCAAAAAGACTAAGAACCCAGCAGACCTTGAAATTATTATTGATTTAGACTTGGCGAGAAAATGCCTTATCAAAGGTGCTCAATGGCCCCTCTTAGCCAATAAGCAAGGAAGGAACGGTGATTTAAGAGAAAAAGATAATAATATAACACTTAATGGTCCTAGATAA
- the petA gene encoding cytochrome f, producing the protein MINFKKQIMKKTTFFLCKLLLISSIVIFPRSSFAYPFWAQQNYESPREATGKIVCANCHLAQMPTIAEVPQSVGADSVFKAVVKIPYKDDIKEIGADGSAVPLQVGAVVMLPDGFKLAPQERWTDEIKEETEGVYFTNYSEEKDNIILVGPLPGDTNKEIVFPVLSPNPATNKEYHYGKYSLHIGGNRGRGQVYPTGEKSNNVIFTSSSAGTINSIETIEDGSYQINIENENGDIVTEAVPVGPKLIVKEQDQISAGDPLTNDPNVGGFGQLDAEVVLQSPYRIIGLIAFFIGVGLTQILLVLKKKQVEKVQAAEGV; encoded by the coding sequence ATGATTAATTTTAAAAAACAAATTATGAAAAAAACAACTTTCTTTCTTTGCAAACTGCTTTTGATTTCCAGCATTGTAATTTTCCCAAGATCCTCTTTTGCTTATCCATTTTGGGCGCAGCAAAATTACGAATCTCCCAGAGAAGCCACAGGAAAAATAGTCTGCGCAAATTGCCATTTAGCACAAATGCCAACTATTGCAGAGGTCCCTCAATCTGTTGGAGCTGATAGTGTTTTCAAAGCTGTAGTCAAAATTCCTTATAAAGATGACATAAAGGAAATAGGTGCTGACGGCTCAGCGGTTCCTTTACAAGTTGGGGCTGTAGTTATGCTTCCTGATGGCTTTAAATTAGCTCCTCAGGAAAGATGGACTGATGAAATAAAAGAAGAAACCGAGGGAGTTTATTTTACTAATTACAGCGAAGAAAAAGACAATATAATTCTTGTCGGTCCATTACCAGGAGATACTAATAAAGAAATCGTTTTTCCTGTCCTTTCCCCTAATCCAGCTACCAATAAAGAGTATCACTATGGAAAGTACTCGTTGCATATAGGAGGGAATAGAGGCAGAGGTCAAGTTTATCCAACTGGTGAAAAGAGTAACAATGTAATATTCACTTCTTCTTCTGCAGGCACTATAAATTCAATAGAAACTATTGAAGATGGTAGTTATCAAATTAATATTGAGAATGAGAACGGGGACATAGTTACCGAGGCTGTTCCTGTTGGTCCTAAACTGATTGTGAAAGAACAAGACCAAATAAGTGCAGGAGATCCTCTAACTAATGACCCTAATGTAGGAGGTTTTGGGCAACTAGATGCTGAAGTAGTGTTACAAAGCCCTTATAGAATAATAGGCTTAATTGCATTTTTTATTGGTGTAGGCCTAACCCAAATACTGTTAGTACTCAAGAAGAAGCAGGTTGAAAAAGTACAAGCTGCTGAGGGTGTTTAA
- the tatC gene encoding twin-arginine translocase subunit TatC, with protein sequence MKRKEDSKNNNYDSMSFTDHLEELRQRLLNSIYSILICIFFSFLIIKPLISFLEIPASDIHLLQLAPGEFLFVAIKVAGYSGIIVSIPYIFYQLILFISPGLTKKEKNLILPAVFGSGLLFFLGLIFSWWILVPAAINFFINFGADIVEPTWSIERYFDFVLLLMSSTAIAFQLPVLQFILGSLGIITTEKMLSNWKIVVISSAILSAVITPSTDPLTMSLLSISIIFLFFVGAGLTYISESLKSKTLSSSH encoded by the coding sequence ATGAAGAGGAAAGAAGATAGTAAGAATAATAATTATGATTCGATGAGTTTTACTGATCATTTAGAGGAGTTAAGGCAAAGATTACTAAATTCTATTTATTCGATATTAATTTGCATTTTTTTTAGTTTTTTAATAATTAAGCCTTTAATTTCATTTTTAGAGATTCCTGCAAGTGATATACATTTATTACAACTTGCTCCTGGAGAATTTTTATTTGTAGCCATAAAAGTAGCAGGATATAGCGGGATAATCGTCTCTATTCCATACATTTTTTATCAATTAATATTATTTATTTCGCCAGGTTTAACTAAAAAAGAAAAAAACCTAATTTTACCGGCTGTTTTTGGATCAGGTTTATTATTTTTTCTTGGCTTGATTTTTTCTTGGTGGATATTAGTTCCCGCGGCAATAAATTTCTTTATAAATTTTGGAGCTGATATAGTTGAACCAACATGGTCCATAGAGAGATACTTTGATTTTGTTTTATTGTTAATGTCAAGTACTGCAATAGCATTTCAGTTACCAGTTTTGCAATTTATTCTTGGTTCACTTGGAATTATTACTACAGAAAAAATGCTATCAAATTGGAAAATAGTAGTAATTTCCTCTGCGATCTTATCCGCAGTAATTACACCTTCAACAGATCCTTTAACTATGTCATTGCTCTCAATTTCGATAATTTTTCTATTTTTTGTAGGAGCTGGGCTAACTTACATATCTGAAAGCCTTAAATCAAAAACTCTTTCATCCTCTCATTAA
- the psaJ gene encoding photosystem I reaction center subunit IX → MLKIFNTKFIRSAPVVAAVWLSLTAGIIIEFNRFFPDLLFHPMS, encoded by the coding sequence ATGCTTAAAATCTTTAACACAAAATTTATCAGGTCAGCTCCAGTGGTTGCAGCAGTTTGGCTAAGTCTTACCGCCGGAATAATTATTGAATTTAATAGATTTTTTCCTGATTTATTATTTCATCCGATGAGCTGA
- the lgt gene encoding prolipoprotein diacylglyceryl transferase translates to MLTYQAFIQSPGDTFLNLGFLTIRWYGLLISISVVIGLFISKKLAKSRNINPQYISDILPSLIISSIIGARAYYVIFEWRQYSGSNFFTSFNLFNNVIQIPSFIAIWQGGIAIHGGLIGGFLCILYFCKSKNIHLKTFIDILIPSIILGQSIGRWGNFFNNEAFGIPTDLPWKLFVPIQNRPIEFINYQFFHPTFIYESLWNFLIFILLITIFYKQNNKNSVRPGFISCLYLIGYSFGRFWIEGLRTDPLCIGGLPPFCDGGLRMAQFISIFLFSSGLIGLFFLRLKSYKNKTRNNG, encoded by the coding sequence ATGCTTACATATCAAGCTTTTATTCAATCCCCTGGAGACACATTTTTAAATTTAGGATTTCTAACTATCAGATGGTATGGTCTGCTAATTTCCATATCAGTAGTAATAGGACTTTTTATTTCTAAAAAGCTTGCAAAATCAAGAAATATTAATCCTCAATATATAAGTGATATTTTACCCTCTTTAATAATATCTTCAATAATTGGAGCTAGAGCGTACTATGTAATTTTCGAATGGAGACAATATAGTGGTAGTAACTTTTTTACTTCTTTTAATCTTTTTAATAACGTAATTCAAATCCCCTCTTTTATTGCAATTTGGCAAGGGGGTATAGCAATCCATGGAGGATTGATTGGAGGATTTCTATGTATTTTATATTTTTGTAAATCCAAAAATATTCATTTAAAGACCTTTATAGATATATTAATTCCATCTATTATTCTTGGGCAGTCTATTGGTAGATGGGGGAATTTCTTTAATAATGAAGCTTTTGGAATACCTACGGATTTACCTTGGAAGTTATTTGTACCAATACAAAATAGACCAATAGAATTTATAAATTACCAGTTTTTCCATCCAACATTTATCTATGAATCATTATGGAATTTTTTAATTTTTATATTATTAATTACTATTTTTTACAAACAGAACAACAAAAACTCAGTGAGGCCTGGCTTTATTAGTTGTCTTTATTTAATTGGCTATAGTTTTGGAAGATTCTGGATTGAAGGTTTAAGGACTGATCCTTTATGTATTGGGGGACTTCCACCCTTTTGTGATGGAGGATTACGCATGGCCCAGTTTATTAGTATTTTTTTATTTTCCTCTGGATTAATTGGATTATTTTTTTTAAGATTAAAATCATATAAAAACAAAACAAGAAATAATGGTTAG